The nucleotide sequence GGCTTCGCCCTTGTTCTCCATGGTTGTCTTGATATCGGCGAAATCGACGTTGATCAGTCCGGGCAGGGTTACCAGATCCGATATGCCGCGCGTGGCCTGCAACAGGACCTCGTCGGCTACCTTGAGCGCGTCTTTGAAAGACGTGGTGTGGCTTACGGTTTCTTTGAGTTTCTGGTTAGGAATAATGACTACCGTATCCACATGTTCCTTTAATGCGGCCAGGCCGGTTTCGGCGTTCGCCGCCCGCTTGGGCCCCTCGAAGGCAAAGGGCTTGGTCACGATCCCGACGGCCAGCACGCCCAGTTCCTTCGCGATCTGCGCGATCACCGGCGCGGCACCGGTTCCCGTACCTCCACCCATGCCCGCGGTAATAAAGACCATGTCGATATCGGTCAGGTGTTCCGAGATGACGTCCCGGCTTTCCTCCGCGGACTTTCGGCCCACGTCGGGGTTGGCGCCGGCGCCCAGTCCCCGGGTGATTTCGTGTCCCAGTTGAATCTTGTACTTCACATTGGACCCTGCCAGGTCCTGCGCGTCCGTGTTTGCGACGAGGAAATCCACACCCGGAACGCCGATTTCAACCATGTGGTTGACGGCGTTTTTGCCCGCACCTCCCACGCCGATGATTTTCATGCGAGCAAACAGTCCCGGTTCCGCATCGAAATCGAAAGTAGACATTATTGCCTCCGTTCGTTGGTGTAAAAGCAGCAACCTGCAAGACCTTCATAATCACGACGCATCGTGGGGTGTTACAGCATGGCCACGATCCGGCTTCTCACACGATCCAGCCATCCTCCTTCCGTACCATTTCGCCACTCCTTTCCCGACGGGTTGCCCATGACGTAGCGCAACAGGCCCGCACCCGTCGCGTACACTGGCGCGTCCTCATCTCTGGCCAGGCCGGTAACTTCAACTGGCGCACCGATTTTCGCGGACATGCCGAAGACCTGTTCCGCCAGTTTCGCAATGCCCGGTATCTGGGCGCCACCGCCTGTGATTACGATACCGGTACCGATCAGGTGTTCGTATCCACTTCTCCTGATCTCCTGCCGGGCGAGGATCAGAAGCTCCTTTATCCGCGGTCCTGCGACGAACGCCAGTTCTTCCCGTGTCACCTGCCGCGACGGACGGCCGCCGACTCCGGGCACTTCGATCATGTCCTCCCTGTCCGGACGGACATAGACCGCACTTGCGTAGCGGCGCTTTATTCGTTCGGCATCCTCATGGGGCGTGCGGAGCCCGATCGCGATATCGTTCGTCAGATTGACCCCACCGGCCGGGATTACCGACGAATGCCGGATGCTGCCCCCGTGGAACAACGCGACGCCCGTGGTTCCTCCTCCCAGGTCGAGGAGAACGACACCCAGTTCCTTCTCATCGCTTGTGAGCACCGCGTGGCCCGCCGCCATCGAATCCAGGACGAGGTCCGTGACGCGCATTCCGGACTCCATGATGCATTTACGGACATTCTGAAGGGGGGTAACCGCTCCCGTGACGATGTGCACCAGCACTTCGAGACGGACGCCCGACATGCCGCACGGGTCGGGAATCCCGTGCTGGTCGTCCACGATGTAGTCCTGCGCGATCACGTGGAGGACCTGGCGGTCGGGTAAAATCTTCAGGGCCGTCGCGGAGTCATGCGCGCGTGCAACGTCCTCTTGCGTCACGCCGCCGTCCCCGTCGGACGCGATGGCCACGGCGCCTCTGCTGTTGACACTTTCGATGTGCTCGCCGGAGATCCCGGCGACGACGTCGTTTACCTTGACTCCCGCCGCCTGTTCCGCCGCATCGAGCGCCTGCATGATCGTGCGGGTGGCCTCGTCCATATTCACCACGACACCTCGCCTGATGCCGTGTGAAGGACAGGTTCCTTCGCCCAGAATATGGAGGCCGTCGTCTGTCATCTCGCCGATCAGCACGACGGTCTTGGTAGTGCCCATGTCGAGGGCGGCTATGAATTCACCGGCCATGTGAAACTCCTTTACCGCTACGAACGCCGCTCCGGAGACCGGGCGGACACGATCGGCCGGACAATCACCTGGTCCTTGAACCGCAGATCGATCAGCCTGGTCCTGATGGCGTCGGCTTCCAACCGGTCCACCGTTCGTTTCAGCATCTCGATCTTCCTGGGGTAGTGGCCCGTCCCGAATCTTATGGCCAATCCGCCTTCGACCATGTAGGCGATCGGATCATGCTGGCTCGATACGTGAACCTCGGACAATTCGTCATACAGCCCCGGAGAAAGCGTTCTCAGCACTCGCATCAGGTAGAGCGCGCGGCCCACCTCGGGATTAACCAGCATGGCATCCCTGAGCGTTTCGAACACTTGGTCCTGCCGGGTCGTGTTGTCTTGCGCGGGGTGGTCGCCTGGCGCGCCGACCGTGATCACGGGGAGGTCCGGCAGTCCGTTTCCCGGCGACAGCGGGATCAATTCGGCGCGCTCGGTGACGCCATAGAGTCGATTCAGCTGTACGAAGGCGACAGGCTGCAGTTCTTTCACCCACACGACGACGGTACCGGGCAGCCGCCTCGTCAGCGCGACGTGTGCGAACCGGCGGTCCAGCATCAGCCGCCGTTCGATCGCCGCCAGGTTGGCCGACCAGATGTTCCGCCCCCTTTCAAGGCCGGAAATCGTGACGATGTCTTCTTTGCCGACGTTCATGTTCCCCGTTACGACAATGGTGTCCAGATTGAACGCCGGCGAGGTTTTCGTCCACTTGGACAATGTCAGGCTTCCAAGGATAATCCCCGTTGTCGCGCCGGCCGTGAGCAGGACGATGGCCAGTCCGCGCACCAACCGGTATATGGGCCGCTTCCTGTTCAGATTCATACTACACCCGATTTCATCACGCGCACCTCGAGTTCAAGGGCTACGCCGGTCCGCTCGAAGACGCGCTCGCGAACCAGATCGATCAGCCGCAACGCGTCCGTAGCCGTAGCGCCTCCCTGGTTGACAACGAAATTCCCGTGGACGTCGGACACCCGGGCCCCGCCGACCTGAAGGCCCTTGCAACCGGCCGCGTCGATCAGCCTTCCGGCCTTGTCGCCCATCGGGTTCTTGAACATGCATCCCGCACTCTGGTCCGAGGACGGCTGGGTGCGCTTTCTGTACTCGGTAAAGACACGGATGCGTTCATACACGTTTTCCGGTTCGTCCGGCGTCAATCTGAACACGGCTCCGGTCACGATGCTGTCCCGGTCGATACCGCTTTCCCGGTAGGAAAACCCGGCCTCGGAAGCCCTGATCGTCACGACGTTACCGGGAGGCTGAAGCAGCTCTACGGACTCCAGCACCCGGCTCAGGTCACTCCCGTGGGCTCCGGCATTGCCCCGGATGGACCCGCCGACCACCCCGGGTATCCCCGTGCAAAACTCCAGTCCGCTCAGTCCGGCCGCGGCTGCGGACCAGGCGAGTCGAGGCAGGCTTACTCCGGCGCCCGCCCGGATGTATTCACCTTCCTGTTTCAAATGCCACAGCGTCCCC is from Gemmatimonadota bacterium and encodes:
- the ftsA gene encoding cell division protein FtsA translates to MAGEFIAALDMGTTKTVVLIGEMTDDGLHILGEGTCPSHGIRRGVVVNMDEATRTIMQALDAAEQAAGVKVNDVVAGISGEHIESVNSRGAVAIASDGDGGVTQEDVARAHDSATALKILPDRQVLHVIAQDYIVDDQHGIPDPCGMSGVRLEVLVHIVTGAVTPLQNVRKCIMESGMRVTDLVLDSMAAGHAVLTSDEKELGVVLLDLGGGTTGVALFHGGSIRHSSVIPAGGVNLTNDIAIGLRTPHEDAERIKRRYASAVYVRPDREDMIEVPGVGGRPSRQVTREELAFVAGPRIKELLILARQEIRRSGYEHLIGTGIVITGGGAQIPGIAKLAEQVFGMSAKIGAPVEVTGLARDEDAPVYATGAGLLRYVMGNPSGKEWRNGTEGGWLDRVRSRIVAML
- a CDS encoding FtsQ-type POTRA domain-containing protein encodes the protein MNLNRKRPIYRLVRGLAIVLLTAGATTGIILGSLTLSKWTKTSPAFNLDTIVVTGNMNVGKEDIVTISGLERGRNIWSANLAAIERRLMLDRRFAHVALTRRLPGTVVVWVKELQPVAFVQLNRLYGVTERAELIPLSPGNGLPDLPVITVGAPGDHPAQDNTTRQDQVFETLRDAMLVNPEVGRALYLMRVLRTLSPGLYDELSEVHVSSQHDPIAYMVEGGLAIRFGTGHYPRKIEMLKRTVDRLEADAIRTRLIDLRFKDQVIVRPIVSARSPERRS
- the murB gene encoding UDP-N-acetylmuramate dehydrogenase, with the protein product MEIFDILSGLVPADRLRRNEGLDRHTTYRVGGPADAMCLPETRSELLEVVTAAHVREIPWLVLGNGSNVLFSDEGFRGLVIKIRGSTPAEGTLWHLKQEGEYIRAGAGVSLPRLAWSAAAAGLSGLEFCTGIPGVVGGSIRGNAGAHGSDLSRVLESVELLQPPGNVVTIRASEAGFSYRESGIDRDSIVTGAVFRLTPDEPENVYERIRVFTEYRKRTQPSSDQSAGCMFKNPMGDKAGRLIDAAGCKGLQVGGARVSDVHGNFVVNQGGATATDALRLIDLVRERVFERTGVALELEVRVMKSGVV
- the ftsZ gene encoding cell division protein FtsZ, whose translation is MSTFDFDAEPGLFARMKIIGVGGAGKNAVNHMVEIGVPGVDFLVANTDAQDLAGSNVKYKIQLGHEITRGLGAGANPDVGRKSAEESRDVISEHLTDIDMVFITAGMGGGTGTGAAPVIAQIAKELGVLAVGIVTKPFAFEGPKRAANAETGLAALKEHVDTVVIIPNQKLKETVSHTTSFKDALKVADEVLLQATRGISDLVTLPGLINVDFADIKTTMENKGEALMGTGEAEGDKRALEAAERAMKHPLLADMDIDGAKDILLNISGGEDMTLFEVEEVMTTVQAAAGHTNIIMGTVLDESLEGRIRVTLIATGLDHAIASHDEMLTRNILKFQPDRPDELETPAFQRVKRNGFDTEEVAGGDPSDDAVDNNGLDVPTYMRRRRAFGS